In a genomic window of Trichoderma atroviride chromosome 4, complete sequence:
- a CDS encoding uncharacterized protein (EggNog:ENOG41~antiSMASH:Cluster_4.2) — MDSPGNNAGSGGDGANKTPDYKHMSRSEYMQKARAAIEERRQLAMTNRKQFEPQIHEQIQRLFQTYEAPFYAQLRGFGKAQTLALAESTVLSLAAVNNRAFEDQETQALTEHFLSSVHNLLAWKWAMTGFAGYMAYRGRKTWRFPFFNPEFKRFSPIGGSPGLKFMWHSARFAAYYGTLWVLGEPVFQGANFMRQRREMEADPRLRALLHDGGAQGATLLGGNPEAREQIRDEWESAAQYENTNQQYRDAESEQKAPAAPTQSAWTSYRSPATPSAQPQPQQQQSDAWDSSFTDDFDDASPVAPAARNRSDASNNSSGSAWDRIRQQAQYQPSQQNRKTWEKPQSGGGWGSEAESGAQYQGSAPRESYSFSSADEEKNLAKGQAQQEFDRLLEREREGQGQERSSWSRK; from the coding sequence ATGGACAGTCCAGGCAACAAtgccggcagcggcggcgacggcgccAACAAGACCCCCGATTACAAACACATGAGCCGGTCGGAATACATGCAAAAGGCCCGAGCCGCCATCGAAGAGCGCCGCCAGCTGGCCATGACGAACCGCAAGCAATTCGAGCCCCAGATCCACGAGCAGATCCAGCGCCTGTTCCAAACCTACGAGGCGCCCTTTTACGCGCAGCTCCGCGGCTTCGGCAAAGCCCAGACCCTCGCTCTGGCCGAATCCACCGTCCTGTCCCTGGCCGCCGTCAACAACCGCGCCTTTGAGGACCAAGAGACGCAGGCCCTCACGGAGCACTTTCTGTCGAGCGTGCACAACCTGCTCGCGTGGAAATGGGCAATGACCGGCTTCGCGGGCTACATGGCCTACCGCGGCCGCAAGACGTGGCGCTTCCCCTTCTTCAACCCGGAATTCAAGCGCTTCAGCCCCATCGGCGGCAGCCCGGGCCTCAAGTTCATGTGGCATAGCGCCCGCTTCGCCGCATATTACGGAACCCTCTGGGTTCTTGGCGAGCCGGTCTTTCAAGGCGCAAACTTCATGCGACAGCGTCGAGAGATGGAGGCGGATCCTAGGCTGCGAGCGCTCTTACATGATGGAGGGGCCCAGGGCGCTACGCTGCTAGGAGGCAATCCGGAAGCTCGCGAGCAGATTCGCGACGAATGGGAGTCGGCAGCGCAGTATGAGAATACGAATCAACAATATAGAGATGCCGAATCTGAACAAAAGGCTCCAGCTGCACCAACGCAATCCGCCTGGACGTCATATCGCAGCCCCGCGACACCGTCCGCACAGCCCCAAccgcaacaacagcaatcTGATGCGTGGGATTCTTCATTTACAGACGACTTTGATGACGCCTCGCCCGTCGCACCCGCAGCAAGAAATCGCTCAGATGCCTCAAACAATTCCAGCGGCTCGGCGTGGGACCGCATCCGACAACAAGCTCAATACCAGCCTTCTCAGCAAAATCGCAAGACGTGGGAGAAGCCTCAGTCAGGAGGCGGATGGGGATCAGAGGCTGAATCAGGTGCGCAGTACCAAGGATCAGCCCCGCGAGAGAGCTATTCATTCTCGAGcgccgacgaggagaagaactTGGCCAAAGGGCAAGCTCAGCAAGAGTTTGACCGGTTActagagagagagcgcgAGGGCCAGGGTCAGGAGAGGAGCTCGTGGAGCAGAAAATAG
- a CDS encoding uncharacterized protein (EggNog:ENOG41~antiSMASH:Cluster_4.2): MTAPTMQQPIIPPRPSKSPAKDLAAASPTPLIPPRPTNKRIDRSKSPNPDRFAQSPFTDGAITVSPLGSKLSPSFSPGASGDAIDHAESVPMPSVGEEGLEYSVITSELQGQGTEDAEQTRTVAQDLKLHAPKPSLPAASAKERVMNVTRTDSDRAASFGIGKPGYLEGRSTSRNGLRKKSSTTLSVTSEQDQQLDDEHGIPEIGQRVPMNPHLGDVQAPSPAPTDGNGKHHNRKLSSRGLPPGSYGMHGHGVVPQDELDKAYYKKHPEVMQREHHTPLHDHRQTDFALSSSDLNKLVRDTANRKSIDFNEQHGTPNEEIAFQAHEEYASRMATPRPASMVLDTGAPSEDPDASENKPIHVDDPKHPEHYSYGAESPVEARGDEFEAPILAADEIEKDARRPAQQPAIRPHLDRNGSSYDGTSRPTSRPTSRPTSVYNAHCLDFDHTPLEDVREYEPLFPDEAAKKEEERRESKDGSKARHYFPSKDVWEDAPTSVHYTAEVSTPDNVDENAEEDAQRRKSSTHPENRPMTPAQMFAMQQEELAEKEANGKKHNFLPILEQPKPTWVDHQPHLKGGKSSTGHRFPSKDVWEDTPESLLHEAEVEEKPKSENKPEVPARPSKKLSELLSHKPAVPDRPKSTRQLSGEDAPKPVIPTRPVKKVSADSKDGELSKPKPPVPSRPAGGKIAALQAGFMSDLNKRLQLGPQPSKKEETEKNEAVEDKDKVLLSDARKSRARGPQRRAPTKSSAPAPAATSTKEPAPITLSFSQPQTIWNIDPDHGDVHVASDSLEVPAKDVSETGLEAEKLPPIENEKPAEVEKPKAEEEKETEPVAKVVEPEAPKEPVEPAASTEPAQSETVSEPKPLAESEEPKVLESAKEPEITKEPEEIKEPSEPEKLEEVKKPEEPVKEETLAANMAGESILEAKVEQQNDDTQEIEPVKVTDEVKA, from the exons ATGACGGCACCGACAATGCAGCAGCCAATCATCCCCCCTCGTCCGTCCAAGAGCCCGGCCAAAGACCTCGCGGCCGCCAGTCCTACTCCCCTGATTCCGCCACGGCCGACAAACAAACGAATCGATCGCTCAAAGTCCCCCAACCCCGATCGATTCGCCCAATCGCCCTTCACCGATGGCGCAATTACTGTGAGCCCTCTTGGGTCCAAGCTTAGCCCCAGCTTCTCCCCTGGGGCCTCTGGCGATGCCATTGATCACGCCGAGAGTGTGCCGATGCCCTctgttggagaagagggcctGGAATACAGCGTCATCACCTCTGAGCTGCAAGGACAGGGCACCGAGGATGCAGAGCAGACTCGCACTGTTGCCCAGGACCTCAAGCTTCACGCCCCTAAGCCGTCTCTCCCGGCAGCGAGCGCGAAAGAGCGGGTTATGAACGTCACTCGCACCGACTCCGACAGGGCCGCCTCATTTGGCATCGGAAAGCCTGGATATCTTGAAGGCCGCTCAACCTCTCGCAACGGCCTGAGGAAGAAGTCTAGCACGACTCTCTCTGTTACCAGCGAGCAAGACCAGCAGCTTGATGACGAGCATGGCATTCCCGAGATTGGGCAGCGAGTTCCCATGAATCCGCACCTCGGAGATGTCCAAGCGCCATCGCCTGCTCCGACTGATGGAAACGGCAAACACCATAACCGCAAGCTTAGTTCGCGTGGTCTGCCCCCGGGAAGCTATGGAATGCACGGCCACGGGGTTGTGCCTCAAGATGAGCTTGACAAGGCTTATTACAAGAAGCATCCTGAAGTGATGCAGCGAGAGCATCATACCCCGCTGCACGATCATCGCCAGACCGACTTTGCTCTGAGCAGCAGTGATCTCAATAAGCTAGTCCGAGACACGGCCAACCGTAAATCTATAG ACTTCAATGAACAACATGGAACCCCCAACGAAGAAATTGCGTTTCAAGCTCACGAGGAATATGCCAGCCGCATGGCCACCCCGCGTCCAGCTTCGATGGTTCTGGATACAGGTGCACCATCGGAGGACCCCGATGCATCTGAGAATAAGCCTATTCATGTAGACGACCCCAAGCATCCCGAACACTACTCCTATGGCGCTGAAAGCCCGGTTGAGGCCCGCGGGGACGAGTTTGAGGCGCCGATCCTGGCTGCcgatgagattgagaaggATGCTAGGCGCCctgctcagcagccagccattCGACCTCACCTCGACCGCAACGGTAGTTCGTATGATGGCACAAGTCGTCCTACAAGCCGTCCTACCAGTCGACCCACGAGTGTTTACAACGCCCACTGTCTCGACTTTGACCACACTCCTTTGGAAGATGTTCGCGAATACGAGCCTTTGTTCCCCGATGAagccgccaagaaggaggaggaaaggCGTGAAAGCAAAGACGGATCAAAAGCGCGTCACTATTTCCCTAGCAAAGATGTTTGGGAAGATGCACCGACCAGCGTTCACTACACCGCGGAGGTCTCAACTCCTGACAATGTAGATGAAAATGCAGAGGAAGACGCTCAACGAAGGAAGTCGTCAACGCATCCTGAGAATCGCCCCATGACCCCGGCTCAAATGTTTGCCATgcaacaagaagagctcGCCGAAAAGGAAGCAAACGGCAAGAAACACAACTTCCTACCCATCTtggagcagccaaagcctACTTGGGTCGATCACCAACCCCATCTGAAAGGTGGCAAGTCAAGTACAGGTCATCGATTCCCCAGTAAAGATGTGTGGGAAGATACTCCAGAGAGTCTTCTTCATGAGGCAGAGGTGGAGGAAAAGCCAAAGAGCGAGAACAAGCCTGAAGTACCCGCCCGACCTTCCAAGAAGCTATCCGAACTGCTTTCACATAAGCCTGCCGTTCCTGATCGCCCAAAGTCAACTAGACAGCTCAGCGGGGAAGATGCGCCCAAGCCGGTGATACCTACTCGACCTGTTAAAAAAGTTTCGGCCGACTCAAAGGATGGAGAGCTTTCCAAACCGAAGCCCCCAGTTCCCTCTCGCCCTGCTGGGGGTAAGATTGCCGCTCTGCAGGCTGGCTTCATGAGCGATTTGAATAAGCGTCTGCAGCTTGGACCGCAGCCttcgaagaaggaggagactGAAAAGAATGAAGCTGTAGAGGATAAGGATAAAGTCCTACTGTCTGATGCTAGAAAAAGTCGGGCTAGAGGACCACAGCGTCGCGCACCGACTAAGAGCTCGGCCCCAGCTCCTGCTGCTACATCAACGAAGGAGCCCGCTCCTATCACGCTATCCTTCTCACAGCCGCAGACAATTTGGAACATTGACCCTGATCATGGCGACGTCCATGTTGCTTCTGACTCACTCGAGGTCCCTGCAAAGGACGTTTCTGAAACCGGACTAGAAGCAGAGAAACTGCCTCCGATAGAGAATGAGAAGCCTGCCGAGGTAGAAAAGCCTaaagcagaagaggagaaagagacgGAGCCTGTCGCAAAGGTGGTAGAACCTGAAGCCCCCAAGGAACCTGTTGAGCCCGCTGCTTCAACCGAGCCTGCACAGTCCGAGACTGTGTCAGAGCCCAAACCTTTGGCTGAATCTGAAGAACCAAAGGTCCTTGAGAGCGCCAAAGAGCCCGAAATAACCAAGGAGCCTGAAGAAATCAAGGAGCCAAGCGAGCCCGAGAAGTTAGAAGAAGTCAAGAAACCGGAAGAGCCAGTAAAGGAAGAAACACTCGCGGCAAACATGGCTGGCGAAAGCATCTTGGAGGCCAAAGTGGAACAACAGAACGATGATACACAGGAGATAGAACCTGTTAAAGTTACAGACGAGGTGAAGGCTTAG
- a CDS encoding uncharacterized protein (EggNog:ENOG41~TransMembrane:4 (i12-36o42-68i88-106o112-131i)), whose protein sequence is MTLKEEFQTRNFSIYGQWFGILSMILCFATGLANIFTLFSKHALLIIFCALALASSLVILFIEVPLLLRICPTSSKFDEIIRKVSSNYIRAGTYLGMAIIQFLSIIVVSSSLIAAAVFLLLTAICYGLAGLKGQAFIGSKTLGGAGIAQMIV, encoded by the exons ATGACGCTCAAGGAAGAGTTCCAGACCCGGAACTTCA GTATTTACGGACAATG GTTCGGCATCCTTTCCATGATTCTCTGTTTCGCAACAGGGCTGGCCAACATCTTTACGCTATTTTCGAAGCATGCACTCCTAATCATATTCTGCGCCCTTGCGCT GGCCTCGTCTCTCGTCATCCTGTTCATCGAAGTGCCTCTTCTGCTTAGAATCTGCCCGACATCCTCCAAGTTCGACGAAATCATCCGCAAGGTTTCCTCCAACTATATTCGAGCAGGTACCTACCTCGGCATGGCCATCATTCAATTTCTCAGCATCATTGTTGTGAGCTCGAGCTTGATCGCCGCAGCCGTTTTCCTGCTGCTCACTGCCATCTGCTACGGCCTTGCTGGACTCAAGGGCCAGGCATTCATTGGAAGCAAGACCCTTGGTGGCGCAGGTATCGCACAGATGATTGTGTAA
- a CDS encoding uncharacterized protein (EggNog:ENOG41) yields MTLTVLSDEQVKDILENLSLDELEDLRKTLASALHAFSTSLGTDGLGVFQQPHRVSTLHPETQATTLYMPSCGPTGMGCKVVSLTSGEAAKDPSIQQISPTGVVNLFSPDGKPIGLVHASTLTAFRTALASLCLVYRRNHVKTITVFGSGMQAYWHVRLALMMRGSTVKHVNIINHRFSDSAGRILKKFAVIPPDVKAREGWEAAKFTILTPTFHEFNRLQKEYIRNADIIYCCTPSREELFDASILTNHEGRKKGRLIVAVGSYTPEMRELPEGLLQLVTKPREKGHRHFHRHADEGGVIVVDTLDGVLSEAGEIIAAKISPTQLVELGELVMLHRMAVDESESEASDVMSQTSSFSELDIADRSPSMNTVYSDMPSSPSSPTSSRSKSPFRKHFRKSSSNNLSDKDKEKQKDDGLSRWLRDGTVVYKSVGVGLMDLVVGTELVELAKQKNIGTQIEGF; encoded by the exons ATGACTTTGACTGTTCTCTCAGATGAACAGGTCAAGGATATCCTAGAAAATCTGAGcctggacgagctggaggatcTCCGAAAGACGCTGGCCAGTGCTCTCCATGCCTTCTCTACCAGTCTAGGAACCGATGGCCTAGGCgtcttccagcagccgcatcgAGTATCAACGCTGCATCCCGAGACTCAGGCCACGACCCTGTACATGCCATCATGCGGTCCAACTGGCATGGGCTGTAAAG TGGTGTCTCTCACTTCTGGCGAGGCGGCCAAAGACCCCTCCATCCAGCAAATCAGCCCAACAGGCGTCGTCAACCTCTTCTCGCCCGACGGAAAGCCAATTGGCCTCGTCCACGCCAGCACGCTCACTGCGTTCCGCACAGCCCTGGCCTCGCTATGCCTCGTCTACCGCCGCAACCACGTCAAGACCATCACCGTCTTTGGCAGCGGCATGCAGGCCTACTGGCACGTCCGCCTGGCCCTCATGATGCGCGGCAGCACCGTCAAGCACGTCAACATCATCAACCACCGCTTCTCTGACAGCGCCGGCCGCATTCTGAAGAAGTTTGCCGTCATCCCTCCTGATGTAAAGGCGCGCGAGGGCTGGGAGGCGGCCAAGTTTACGATTCTGACGCCCACGTTCCACGAGTTCAACCGCCTGCAGAAGGAGTATATCCGCAACGCCGACATCATCTACTGCTGCACGCCGTCTCGGGAAGAGCTCTTTGATGCCTCGATTCTGACGAATCAtgagggaagaaagaaggggagGCTCATCGTCGCCGTGGGGAGTTATACGCCGGAGATGAGAGAGCTACCCGAGGGTCTCCTGCAGCTGGTCACAAAGCCCCGTGAAAAGGGCCATAGGCATTTCCACAGACACGCTGATGAAGGCGGCGTCATTGTGGTGGACACATTAGACGGGGTTCTGtcagaagctggagagattATTGCCGCTAAGATTTCACCCACCCAGCTGGTCGA ACTCGGCGAACTTGTCATGCTTCACCGCATGGCCGTCGACGAGTCAGAGTCCGAAGCCTCCGACGTCATGTCACAAACGTCATCCTTCTCAGAACTAGACATCGCCGACAGGAGCCCCTCCATGAACACAGTCTATAGCGACATGCCATCGAGCCCTTCGAGTCCGACGTCTTCACGCAGCAAATCGCCCTTCCGGAAGCACTTTCGGAAATCGTCGAGCAACAACCTGTctgacaaggacaaggagaagcaaaaggacGACGGCCTCTCGCGCTGGCTACGGGACGGCACTGTTGTGTATAAGAGCGTCGGGGTGGGGTTGATGGACCTGGTGGTTGGAACGGAGTTGGTTGAGCTTGcgaagcagaagaatatTGGCACGCAGATTGAAGGCTTTTGA
- a CDS encoding uncharacterized protein (BUSCO:EOG092D4CHO) encodes MRFVHTFSRFVFTLSNFTRIKPPHQISQRALQPLRLQSMSSIPFLSALFGSSSKPSSNMSYPDQRTDDEWRAILNPTQFRILREKGTEAPGTGEFDKHYPKEGAYTCAACDAPLYKATHKFSSGCGWPAYFDSIPGAVTRHEDRSFGSVRTEIVCSNCGGHLGHVFKGEGFPTPTDERHCVNSISLKFSPEDKVVEKSSDETKA; translated from the exons ATGCGCTTTGTGCATACATTCTCACGATTCGTCTTCACTCTGTCCAACTTCACCCGCATTAAGCCCCCGCATCAGATCTCACAGCGCGCACTGCAGCCTCTTCGATTGCAATCTATGTCGAGCATCCCCTTTTTGAGCGCTCTGTTCGGTTCTTCATCCAAGCCATCATCCAACATGTCTTATCCCGATCAGCGAACCGATGACGAGTGGCGCGCCATTCTGAATCCCA CGCAATTCAGGATTCTCAGAGAAAAGGGAACTGAAGCCCCTGGCACTGGAGAGTTTGACAAGCACTACCCCAAGGAGGGCGCCTACACTTGCGCCGCATGCGACGCGCCGCTCTACAAGGCAACGCACAAGTTCAgctctggctgcggctggccgGCGTATTTCGACAGCATCCCCGGCGCCGTCACCCGGCACGAGGACCGAAGCTTCGGCTCCGTCAGAACCGAGATTGTCTGCTCCAACTGCGGCGGCCACTTGGGTCATGTTTTCAAGGGAGAGGGGTTCCCGACGCCCACGGATGAGCGCCATTGTGTGAACAGCATCAGCCTGAAGTTTTCACCTGAGGACAAGgtggtggagaagagcagcgatGAGACCAAGGCATAA
- a CDS encoding uncharacterized protein (BUSCO:EOG092D3MYV) yields MSRRAPNPGAERAAQNQATIKSLLKLEPNKVCADCKKNKHPRWASWNLGIFICIRCSGIHRGMGTHISRVKSVDLDSWTDEQLQSVLNWGNARANKYWEAKLAAGHTPSESKIENFIRTKYELKRWAMDGPMPDPSELDSAADDDVPLSIVKEKQVVERNESIRKASIGQSQAPRRSPLPAPAVGDLIGSDDPVPARATSGPPVGRITPKAEPAPPKTTGTKDSLLGLDFLGEASAPPRPASTPGVSSAQAQSRPDLKQSILSLYASVPKPQPPQQQYQQQGFGGPASPTFSHHSQGSMGGSMGGFNDAFGSLNIGNVAAPKPAPVDPFASLGTRAAASQSANSSAFGGLSGGNFFNSKPAQPAQPSHQSKLSNSSSGFGGFGDFSSPMAAATAPAPKASSAMDDLFDFSAPATTIQPTSPPATQPSAPVSSSVFNLSSPQTKPAAPAPAPAPSSAATALGGANLSGADVWGGNEWSSGPSTAAPIAQKSPSLPKASASSLGWEGGAFSNTPIVPGSGGGFAPAPKVTADEEFGGWASSTGGANSGVTPNQGGFGGASDDLFNNVWQ; encoded by the exons ATGTCGAGACGAGCTCCCAATCCCGGCGCCGAGCGGGCGGCGCAGAACCAGGCGACCATCAAGAGTCTCCTGAAGCTCGAGCCCAACAAGGTCTGCGCCGATTGCAAGAAGAACAAGC ACCCGCGATGGGCCAGCTGGAATctgggcatcttcatctgcatCCGATGCTCTGGCATCCACCGTGGCATGGGAACCCACATCAGCAGAGTCAAGTCCGTCGACCTCGATTCATGGACCGACGAACAGCTCCAGAGCGTCCTGAACTGGGGCAATGCGCGCGCAAACAAGTACTGGGAAGCAAAGCTGGCAGCCGGCCACACGCCTTCCGAATCCAAGATCGAGAACTTTATCCGCACCAAATACGAGCTGAAGAGATGGGCGATGGATGGGCCGATGCCAGATCCCTCAGAATTGGACTCTGcagccgacgacgacgtccCGTTGAGTATTgtcaaagagaagcaggtTGTCGAAAGGAACGAGTCGATCAGGAAAGCCTCGATTGGACAGTCCCAAGCACCTCGAAGGTCTCCTCTGCCTGCGCCCGCGGTGGGAGACCTCATCGGCAGCGATGATCCTGTGCCAGCACGGGCAACTAGCGGACCTCCCGTTGGCAGGATCACTCCCAAGGCTGAGCCCGCCCCTCCGAAGACGACTGGCACCAAAGATTCTCTACTTGGATTAGACTTCCTCGGTGAGGCCAGCGCGCCGCCCCGGCCTGCAAGCACCCCTGGAGTGAGCTCCGCCCAAGCCCAGTCAAGGCCAGACCTTAAGCAGTCTATTCTATCATTATATGCTTCCGTTCCTAAGCCGCAGCCTCCGCAAcagcagtaccagcagcagggatTTGGAGGCCCGGCCTCCCCAACCTTTAGCCACCACTCTCAGGGCTCGATGGGCGGCTCGATGGGCGGTTTCAACGATGCTTTCGGCAGCTTGAACATTGGAAATGTCGCCGCTCCCAAGCCGGCACCAGTCGACCCCTTTGCCAGTCTGGGCACTagggcagcagcatcccAGTCCGCCAACAGCAGTGCCTTTGGCGGTTTGAGCGGAGGCAACTTTTTCAACTCGAAGCCTGCACAGCCTGCACAGCCGTCTCACCAGTCGAAGCTGTCCAACTCCAGCTCCGGATTTGGAGGATTCGGAGACTTTTCGTCGCCCATGGCTGCTGCCACGGCCCCTGCTCCCAAGGCGTCTTCTGCCATGGACGATCTCTTTGATTTCTCTGCACCCGCCACGACCATCCAGCCGACTTCTCCGCCTGCCACGCAACCGAGTGCTCCGGTATCAAGCTCGGTTTTCAacctctcctctccccaGACCAAGCCCGCTGCTCCCGCCCCTGCGCCTGCACCAAGCTCGGCCGCAACCGCGCTGGGTGGAGCCAACCTATCGGGAGCTGACGTCTGGGGTGGCAACGAGTGGAGCAGCGGGCCATCCACGGCCGCGCCGATAGCTCAAAAGAGCCCTTCGCTGCCAAAGGCTTCAGCATCCAGCCTTGGATGGGAGGGAGGTGCCTTTTCCAATACGCCCATTGTCCCCGGATCCGGTGGAGGCTTTGCCCCGGCTCCCAAGGTCACGGCCGATGAGGAGTTTGGCGGCTGGGCGAGCAGCACCGGCGGAGCTAACTCTGGCGTGACACCCAACCAgggaggctttggaggagCCAGTGACGATTTGTTCAACAATGTCTGGCAGTAG
- a CDS encoding uncharacterized protein (TransMembrane:1 (i74-93o)) — protein MSEAYERERQNNARLEELSSKVTALRGVTVDIYDNARAQDVIDNTSDTFTSMTSQFKGSASRLTRMAASGNNVAILKLAGIIIGAFLLLYYGLKLIF, from the exons atgTCCGAAGCCTACGAGCGCGAGCGCCAGAACAACGCTCGTCTGGAGGAGCTCTCCTCCAAAGTAACCGCCCTGCGCGGCGTCACCGTCGACATATACGATAATGCTCGTGCTCAAGATGTCATCGACAACACT TCTGATACATTCACATCCATGACCTCCCAGTTCAAGGGATCAGCGTCGCGATTAACGCGCATGGCCGCTTCCGGAAACAACGTCGCTATATTAAAGCTTGCGGGAATCATCATCGGGGCGTTTCTACTGCTCTACTATGGCCTCAAATTGATCTTTTGA
- a CDS encoding uncharacterized protein (EggNog:ENOG41) — protein sequence MTALPLSGCPLKRLEIHGGATHSTYDAANLDSSLTATLEAQRCTTGNHSNLLFQSHLGLQRIFSIQLADLSETPNSEREIMRIHEPSFSIRIKIHQIQQDVVVSFEMKQDFNHAINILKRIGYRAQNGIPPALHAIDTNDTTAQSDPGPYSYHSGPRLSSFTPLGNGAQQLSQSNFSFTSMLNSDIPLSQLLPLGMKDQCFHHPPPYNVPQQSRRQSDPATVFNPHPSHQNFNINQSKIMYQPLISSPLRHALPVDDQNEAPNSPMPNSQPTFCTDYADMPSLSSYRSISEPNSLFNHSQLSETSVTSYDTSLDPQFGPSSSQESLTSVDSSSQATDTTDDNFQLQLGQDFRKFLPRTRSLPFLKGKDHKVAKSKPRAKQNQRHSNSQEKKIMDKNADVHRKESTKMADSNNDDSQLVLHHTPPRSKVSQASDTPIYHSSLEETKPTTMLIADPILLERANKATSQLFDQYNEDLSRGCNAASYAEFYLEQIQAIRTEFWFNELSQMKYDGLK from the exons ATGACGGCACTCCCACTGTCCGGATGTCCTCTCAAGCGTCTGGAGATCCATGGCGGGGCCACCCACAGCACGTATGACGCCGCCAACTTGGACAGTTCCTTGACGGCTACCCTAGAAGCTCAGCGATGTACCACCGGAAATCACAGCAATCTGTTGTTTCAATCTCATCTAGGGCTTCAACGAATA TTTTCTATACAACTTGCAGATCTCAGTGAAACACCAAACAGCGAGAGAGAAATCATGAGAATCCATGAGCCGTCTTTCAGTATACGCATAAAAATTCATCAAATTCAACAGGATGTAGTGGTTTCATTCGAAATGAAGCAAGACTTCAATCACGCAATAAACATACTCAAACGTATTGGATACCGTGCTCAAAATGGCATCCCTCCCGCATTGCATGCTATTGACACCAATGATACTACGGCTCAATCCGATCCAGGGCCTTATTCATATCACTCCGGACCACGCCTGAGTTCGTTTACCCCCTTGGGGAATGGAGCACAACAACTCTCTCAATCGAACTTTTCATTCACATCCATGTTGAATTCCGATATTCCTTTATCACAACTGCTTCCATTGGGCATGAAGGATCAGTGCTTTCATCACCCTCCACCATACAACGTACCACAGCAGTCGCGCCGACAGAGTGATCCAGCAACGGTGTTTAATCCACATCCAAGTCATCAAAATTTTAatatcaatcaatcaaaaaTAATGTATCAGCCGCTCATTAGTTCTCCTTTGCGACATGCTTTACCTGTCGATGACCAAAATGAGGCCCCTAATTCACCAATGCCAAACAGTCAGCCAACGTTCTGCACCGACTATGCGGATATGCCATCTTTATCAAGCTATCGGTCTATATCTGAACCCAACTCACTATTCAATCATTCACAGCTTTCAGAAACGTCAGTTACAAGCTACGATACATCACTAGACCCCCAATTTGGCCCttcaagcagccaagagagTCTCACTTCTGTGGACAGCTCCTCACAAGCTACAGACACGACTGATGACAATTTTCAATTGCAACTGGGGCAAGATTTTCGCAAATTCCTGCCCCGAACGCGCAGTTTGCCATTCTTAAAAGGCAAAGATCATAAAGTCGCCAAATCAAAGCCGAGGGCTAAGCAGAATCAGCGGCACAGCAACTCAcaggagaaaaaaatcatgGACAAGAATGCGGATGTacacagaaaagaaagtacCAAAATGGCAGACTCGAATAACGATGACTCTCAGCTTGTTTTGCATCATACTCCACCCCGATCAAAAGTTTCACAAGCCAGCGACACCCCAATTTATCACTCCTCTTTGGAAGAGACTAAGCCAACCACTATGTTGATCGCTGACCCTATCCTACTAGAGAGGGCGAACAAAGCCACTTCTCAATTGTTTGACCAATATAATGAAGACCTCAGCCGGGGCTGTAATGCTGCTTCTTACGCTGAATTCTACTTGGAGCAAATCCAAGCTATTCGAACAGAGTTTTGGTTTAACGAGCTAAGTCAGATGAAATACGATGGATTAAAGTGA